A region of the Romboutsia hominis genome:
ATCTAGATGTGAAATAATTAAATTCTTACCTATATCTCTTATAGACTTAAAAAAATACCTAATACAAAAAGGTGTAGATGAACAGAGAACTCAATTGTTAGCTACTTTTTCTAGAGGTAGTATAGAAAAAGCATTAGAACTGTCTGAATCTAGTGAGTTTGCTCTTATGAGAGAAGAAATACAATCATATATAGAAAGACTTCTTGATAAGAATATAGTTGATATATTAGATATATCGTTAGATATAGAAAAATATAGAGGAGATATATTCAATATTTTAGATATTATGATTAATTATTTTAGAGATATTATGTTTATAAAAGAAAAAATTGACAAGAACATGATAATAAATTCCGATAAAATTACTTTTTTACAAAATATGAGTAAAAAAATTAGCTATTCTCAAGTGTCTAAGATTATTGATATAATAGAAGAGACAAAGAAAAAGATAAGAAGCAATTGTAACTTTAATATAAGTATGCAAGTTATGGCTTTGAATATATATGAGGTGATTAAATGATAAAGATAGTGGGTGTTAGGTTTAAAAATGCAGGTAAAATTTATTACTTTGATCCTGTTGATTTAGAAATAGAGAAAAATATGGATGTAGTAGTTGAAACTGCAAGGGGATTAGAATATGGTTCAGTGGTAGTAGGGCCAAAGGAAATATCAGAAGAAGAGTTAGTTTCACCATTAAAACCAATCATAAGAGTAGCTACAGAAGAAGATACTAAAATATATCTTGAAAACAAAGAAAAATCTAAGGAAACTTTTGAAATATGCCAACAAAAAATTAAAAGCCATGGGTTAACTATGTATTTAATAGATTGTGAATATACATTTGATAGAAATAAGCTAATTTTCTATTTCACAGCAGAAGGCAGAATAGATTTTAGAGAGCTTGTAAAAGATTTAGCATCGATATTTAAGACTAGAATAGAATTAAGACAAATTGGGGTTAGAGATGAAGCTAAAACAATAGGTGGATTAGGACCATGTGGTAGAAGTCTTTGTTGTTCATCATGGTTAGGAGATTTCCAACCAGTATCTATAAAAATGGCAAAAGACCAAAGTTTATCATTAAACCCTACAAAAATATCAGGAATATGTGGAAGACTGTTCTGTTGCTTAAAATATGAGCATGATGTGTATGCAGAAGCGATAGATGTTATGCCATCAGTAGGAGCATTAGTTAAAGTTGAAGATGGAAAAGGACGAGTTATAGAAATAAATCCATTATTAGAACAAGTTAAAGTTGAATTTAATGATAAGACTATAAAAGTATATCTTAAAGATGATGTTAAGGTATTACAAGAGCCTAGAAAATGTGGTGGATGTCAAAATGATATAGATGAAGCTACATTAAGAGAGTTAAAGAAACTAGAAGATTAATTTTATATAACTAAGGGGGTAGGATTTTTCCTACCCTTTTAGATAGAATAAATATAATTGATAAAGAACTTAATATAGAAAATATTAATATATTTAGTAAAGTATTTGACAGTCTTAGAGTAAGACATGAAAGGAGATATATATGGAAGTACAATTAAAGGAAACAGAAAGAATAGATGACTTGCAATTGAAAGGTCTTAAATTAATACAGGATAAAACTGGATTTTGTTTTGGTATAGATGCAGTATTATTAGCTAATTTTGCAAAGGTTAAAAAAGGAGCTAAAGTAGTAGATTTAGGAACTGGAACAGGTATAATACCAACACTTATAGCAGGAAAAAGCCAAGCGAGTAAAATAATAGGTGTAGAGATACAAGAAGAAGTATATGAAATGGCTACTCGCTCTGTAAAATTAAACAATCTACAAGACAGAGTGGAAATAATAAATGCTGACATAAAAACAATAGATAAAACACTAGAAGTACATGGCTATCATGTAGTTACATCAAATCCTCCATATATGCACATGGATGGTATAAAAAACCCTAATGATAAAAAGATGATATCAAGACATGAAGTTAAATGCAACTTAGAAGATGTTATAAGAGCAGCATCAAGGCTTACAATGCCTAAAGGAAAGTTTTTCATGATACATAGACCTACAAGACTTGTAGATATAATAGAGTTAGGAAGAAAATATAGACTAGAACCTAAGCAAGTTCAATTTATTCATCCAAGAGCTAATAAGGCACCAAACCTAATACTTGTAGAGTTTGCTAAAGATGGAAGACCAGAATTGAAAATACTGGACCCATTATATGTATATGGAGAAGATGGAAACTATACAGATGAGATAAAAGCAATATATGCAAATGAAGATATAGGAGAAGAGTAAATGAGCGGAAAGTTATATGTATGTCCAACACCTATAGGTAATTTAGAAGATATGACTTATAGAACAGTAAGAATTTTAAATGAAGTAGATTTAATAGCAGCAGAAGATACAAGACATAGTATAAAGCTTTTAAATCATTTTGAAATATCTAAACCATTAACTAGTTACCATGAACATAATAAAGATTCTAAAGGAAGTTATCTTATAGATAAATTATTAAATGGAGAAAATATAGCATTAATAAGTGATGCAGGAATGCCTGGAATAAGCGACCCAGGTGAAGAAATAATAAAGCAAGCAATAGAAAATAATATAGAGATAGAAGTATTGCCAGGAGCTAGTGCATCTATTATAGCTTTAGTTGGTTCAGGGCTAGAAACTAGAAAGTTTGCTTTTGAAGGATTTTTAGATAGAGATAAGAGAGTAAGAAGGCAACAATTAGAAGAAGTCAAGGAAGAAAGAAGAACTATAATATTCTATGAATCACCACATAGATTAAAAGATACT
Encoded here:
- a CDS encoding ATP-binding protein, with translation MYFEDIIGQEFAKKYLTNSINNNKISHAYMFEGIEGIGKKKLTEELAKLLLDISDVNNSPDYIEIKPDGNSIKIAQIRKLQTDIIIKPHKDYKIYVINDAHKMTVEGQNALLKTLEEPPQYAIIILVTSNKEALLDTIKSRCEIIKFLPISLIDLKKYLIQKGVDEQRTQLLATFSRGSIEKALELSESSEFALMREEIQSYIERLLDKNIVDILDISLDIEKYRGDIFNILDIMINYFRDIMFIKEKIDKNMIINSDKITFLQNMSKKISYSQVSKIIDIIEETKKKIRSNCNFNISMQVMALNIYEVIK
- a CDS encoding PSP1 domain-containing protein, which produces MIKIVGVRFKNAGKIYYFDPVDLEIEKNMDVVVETARGLEYGSVVVGPKEISEEELVSPLKPIIRVATEEDTKIYLENKEKSKETFEICQQKIKSHGLTMYLIDCEYTFDRNKLIFYFTAEGRIDFRELVKDLASIFKTRIELRQIGVRDEAKTIGGLGPCGRSLCCSSWLGDFQPVSIKMAKDQSLSLNPTKISGICGRLFCCLKYEHDVYAEAIDVMPSVGALVKVEDGKGRVIEINPLLEQVKVEFNDKTIKVYLKDDVKVLQEPRKCGGCQNDIDEATLRELKKLED
- a CDS encoding tRNA1(Val) (adenine(37)-N6)-methyltransferase, producing MEVQLKETERIDDLQLKGLKLIQDKTGFCFGIDAVLLANFAKVKKGAKVVDLGTGTGIIPTLIAGKSQASKIIGVEIQEEVYEMATRSVKLNNLQDRVEIINADIKTIDKTLEVHGYHVVTSNPPYMHMDGIKNPNDKKMISRHEVKCNLEDVIRAASRLTMPKGKFFMIHRPTRLVDIIELGRKYRLEPKQVQFIHPRANKAPNLILVEFAKDGRPELKILDPLYVYGEDGNYTDEIKAIYANEDIGEE
- the rsmI gene encoding 16S rRNA (cytidine(1402)-2'-O)-methyltransferase codes for the protein MSGKLYVCPTPIGNLEDMTYRTVRILNEVDLIAAEDTRHSIKLLNHFEISKPLTSYHEHNKDSKGSYLIDKLLNGENIALISDAGMPGISDPGEEIIKQAIENNIEIEVLPGASASIIALVGSGLETRKFAFEGFLDRDKRVRRQQLEEVKEERRTIIFYESPHRLKDTLKDMLKILGNRKIAVNRELTKKYQEVIREDIETVIEIFNEKEVKGEFVLIVEGFKGEITKKNSYDDLNEREYVIALLEEGKNKKEAIKIVCKDRKLQKDIVYKQVLDL